In Labilibaculum sp. DW002, the genomic window GGCGACAAATTATTTTAAGAATATTGTCTAAAGATTCATTTTTGTCGAAGCTACCCGTATATACTTGATTAAGACCTTTGGGCACACTGATTTTCACTGAATATTGACGTTCAATTTCCTGGAATACCTCTTTTAACAAAACCGAAGTAAAAACAATTTTATTTGACAACCATGCCCTTGTATCTTCAATATTAGTCACTTCATCAACTTCAAGTTGACCTGTTCGAAGTATAGCTTTTTCTTTTGGATGCAAAATAACGCTGTTTGAAGTTGAAACAGACTGTACTCTTACTGCTCCGGTAAAACAGGTGACTTCATAACGTTCATTGCGAGCAAAAATATTAAAGCTTGTTCCAAGGACTTCAGTAATTCCAACAGAAGATTCTACCCTAAATTTTTTTCCTTTTTCTACTTCAAAAAATGCTTCTCCTTTCAAATTTACTTTTCGGTTTACCATCCACCAATAGGGATGATATGAAATTTCGCTACCTGCATTTAAATCAATGCTTGAACCATCGGGTAATTGAGTGCTTAAGTGTTGTGCTGATAATGTTTGAACGCTTGTTGTATAGGTTTTCATAAATAAACCAAGTCCGAATGTGATTACAACAGCAGCAGCAACAGATACTTGCCAAAACAGAGAACGGGGTTTAAATGAAATGACTGAACGGGGCTTCATTTTAACAAGCGTGTCTTCCCATATTTCACTTTTGGCTTTAGGCCAAGGTACCCGAAGCATCGAAAACAATTCACTGGAATCGTTATCTAAATTTTTATAGTTTGCATTGCTCATTCTCATCCTACGTGCATTTTAATGTAATTACCAACGAGTTTTAGACTTTCAAAAGAACTTGAAAAAATCAGAAAATAATAAAGTACTTTTAGAACCTCTCTAAATGTGAAAAGTGCCCCAGTCATCCTTTTCTCAACGGTCTTTATACTGATATCCAATCGTTCAGCAATTTCTCGATATTTGAGACCTTCTAAACGGCTCATAAGAAAAACCACCCGTTGCCTTTCGTCCATTTCGGCTAATGTTTGCTCGTATTTCTCTTTCAGTTCTTTAAATTCTAAGACCTTTTCAGGAGATATGTCCATGAATTCAAATTCCAATGAGTTGATGTATTTAGCCTCGACGAGACTCTTTCTATATCGGCTTATAAAAAGGTCATTGGCAATTTTATAGGCAAATCCAACCGTTTTTTCACCTTCGTTTTTCGTCTGTTTCTCCCAGAGTTCAAGCAATGTGTCCTGAGCCAAATCTGTGGCCAATTCCAAATTACCCGACCTGTAGTATAAATAACTACGAAGCCCGTCAAAAATTTTATCATAAAACTGCTTAAATTCTTTCTCTGTCAAAATAATTCGATTTAAAATAAATCATTAGAAGTACAAGCGTAATTTACTTAAAAGATTTATATAAAACATCTTAGGATCTTTCTGTAATTCCTGATGCAATATTTTAATTGTAGCTATTACTTGTATACCGAACTGAGGTGGATTTTCCCTATGATTAATTTATTTTTGTATACCCATTCATCCTACTAGAAAAACAAACATATACAGGAAGATAAAGCCTTAATTCTTCAGACTGCTTAAAGGGGTATTTATCTCGGTAACTGGATAAGCTGGATTTTGAACTAAAGAATTAATCATCTCTACTTAGTGATATTCCCCATCTACCTATTTAAATGAACCCATACAGGGAATAAGTCCATCTTCATTTTTTTAATGCGGACAATTTCCTTACTTGCTTATTGATTTTATACTTATTCTAAACTCAATAGTCCGTTAGATTCTAGTAATTAGCAGTTAGTCTGATTCACAAATCGCTTATTGTTAGTTATTTAGAGTTAGAGATGTGATAGCCTTAACCTGCTGCTAATCAACGTTAAATAAAAACTTAACAAACCATTGAAACTAATACCAGAAAAGAACGAGACTGTTCTTTTCTGGTATCAATAATTTCACAATATCTTAACAGCTTTTCAATTGCTTACGTCTCTTTTCATCCTGTCGCGGTTTTCATCCGAGAAAAACGGAAAAGGAATCAATTGATCTTAAATCATTTATTTTCTGACGTATACTGAAATTAAAACTTTAAAATTCCTTCTTAGATTATCATACCAGCTCCAACGGTGACATTAGTCGCTTCATCAATTATTATAAGACTCCCTGATATTCTATTTCGGCTGTATTTATCGAAAAACAGGGGTTTAGTTGTTCTTATCCTGATTCTTGCAATATCGTTTGTGCCAATCGATTTATCTTCAAAATTTTTATCCAGCGTGCTGATATCTATTTTATATTTTATTTCCTTGACTATTGCCCTGACATCACTAGTTGTATGTTTTACTAAATATTTTGCCGAAGGATTCAGGGGTGTGTCACCTAACCACGACACCATTAAATCGATATCCTGACTTGCTGTAGGGCTATTATTCGGTTTAGCAATAAGGTCACCTCTGCTGATATCAATTTCATCTTCGAGTTGAAATGATACGGACATCGGGGCATAAGCCTCATCTATTTCGCCATTAAAGGTATCAATCGCTTTAATCCTGGAAGTAAATCCTGAAGGATAGACAATCACTTCTTCTCCTTTTCTGAATACCCCGCCTGCTATTCGCCCCGCGAAGCTTCTATAGTCATGATACTTTTCACTTTGAGGGCGTATTACATTTTGAACAGGGAATCTGGCATCGGTGTGGTTATGGTCGCTACTTAAGTGTAAATTCTCCAAAAGGTATAGCAGGGTTGAACCTTTGTACCAAGGCATTTTTTCTGACTGATTTACGACGTTATCGCCATTTAAAGCACTTATTGGAATAAAGTGAATATCCTTAACCTCAAGTTTTGATGCGAAATTGGTGATGTCCTCCTTTATCTGTTCAAATTTTTCTTCATCATAATCTATTAGATCCATTTTATTAATCGCAAATACGACATGAGGTATCTGCAATAAAGAGGCGATAAAGGAGTGTCTTTTGGTTTGTTCGGAAACACCCTTTCGTGCATCTACCAGAATAATGGCAAGGTTAGCTGTTGAAGCTCCGGTAACCATGTTTCTGGTGTATTGAATATGTCCGGGTGTGTCTGCAATAATAAACTTGCGTTTTGGCGTTGCAAAATATCGGTATGCAACATCAATTGTGATGCCCTGTTCTCTTTCAGCCCTTAAACCATCAGTCAAAAGTGCTAAATTGACATTTTCTTCTCCCCGCCGTTTAGATGAATTCTCTATCTCCTCGTATTGGTCCTCAAAAATTGATTTCGTGTCGTAGAGCAAACGTCCTATAAGTGTGCTTTTTCCGTCATCAACGCTTCCAGCTGTTGTGAATCTTAATAATTCCATCTATTTCGTGTTTTTTAATTTTTCTGTTAAACAATATGTCTTGAAATCATCTTTATTGAAAATAACAATAAAGGGCTTTTGATATCGATTAAAAGTAACCCAGTTTTTTTCTGTCTTCCATGGCTCCTTCTGATCGTTTATCATCGCTACGTGTTTTTCGTTCGGTCACTCTCGAAACTTCAACCTCCTTGATTATATCATCAATGCTTTCGGCATCAGATAGAAAAGCTCCGGTACAGGTGATATCTCCTATGGTTCTGAAACGTATTTTCTTTGTTGTAATTGGTTCGGTATCTCTGGTTAAGTTATATTCGCTTTTTGCCAGTAATATGCCGTTTCTTTCGAAAATCTCCCGCTCATGGGCAAAGTACAGCGATGGCAAATTAATTTGCTCCTGTTGGATATATTGCCATATGTCGGCTTCTGTCCAGTTGCTTATAGGGAATACTCTAAACGTTTCGCCTATGTTTTTTTTGCCATTAAAAATATTCCATAACTCTGGACGCTGATTTTTTGGATCCCATTGGCCAAATTCATCTCTATGTGAGAAGAAACGTTCTTTTGCCCTTGCTTTCTCTTCGTCACGACGAGCACCACCGATACAGGCATCAAATTTATATTTGTCGATCGTGTCAAGCAAAGTAACCGTTTGAAGCGCATTCCGGCTGGCATTAAATCCCTTCTCCTCAACAGCATGTCCTAAATTTATTGACTCCTGAACTGAACCTACAACTAGTCGGGCTCCAATATCTTTAATATAATTATCTCTAAAGCTAATGGTCTCTTCAAAGTTGTGGCCTGTATCAATATGTGCCAATGTAAAAGGGATCTTCGCTGGCCAAAAAGCCTTTCGTGTAAGATGTGCTATGACAATAGAATCTTTTCCTCCTGAGAAAAGAAGGGCTGGGTTTTCGAATTGAGAGGCCACCTCCCGGATGACATATATGGCTTCGGATTCTAATTCCTGTAAATTGGATAGCTTATATTTTTTCATGTTGTATTCTTTTTTAGTTTGTTAAATAATAAGGGGATCAATTCAAAAACGATTCAGCTTCTTATTCTGTAAATCTTGTATCGTTTTAATATAAATTGAAATTTCAGAACAGCAGTATTCGATCTTAAAACTCAGCTAATTATCAAGGGGTTCAACATCTTTTTTCGATTATTTTATCTATGATATGTTCAAGTATTTCTTCTGCCAATTCTTTGACACTCCTGTCTTCAGTTTTTATCACGATGTCAGGATTCTTCGGGCTGATAAAAGGAGAGTTGATGCCTGGAAAGTTTTTAACATCTCCATTTCGGGCCCTTTTGTATAATCCTTTTATATCGCGCTGTTCGCAAATATGTAGTGGCGTGTCGATAAATACTTCTATAAAATCATCGCCTATGATATTTTTGGCAAGATCCCGAACATCCTCAGTTGGACTGACAAAACAGTTTATTGTAATAATACCTGATTCAACAAATAATTTTGAAATTTCAGAGATACGTATAATGTTTTCAAGTCTGTCGTTCTCGGAGAAACCGAGATTTTGGTTAATACCGCTTCTTATATTGTCACCATCAAGAATGTTGGCAAAATAGCCAAGTTTGAAAAGTTCTTTTTCCAGTTCAATGGCAATTGTCGATTTTCCTGACCCCGATAGTCCGGTAAACCAGATTGCTTTTGCCCTCTGATTCAGAACAGATTCCTTGTAAGTACGAGGGACCGTTTTTTCGAATATGGGGAATATATTTGTTGCTTTTTTCACGATTACCTCCAATTTTGTGATTTACTCTTTTGGTTTTGATGGTTTAGAATGTAAACCGCATTCTGTTTTTAATTTTCCTGACCATCTGCCTGAACGTCCTTTCCCTTTTATTGTACAGTGTGTACAGCCAACAGATTCATAACCACTGGCAAAAAGGGGATGTTCAGGAAGATTGTTTTCTTTAATTATCTTATTCTTTTCTTCCTCTGTCAGGTCTATTAAAGGATGAAATTTTATTATTCCGTCAGCCTCCTGAAAAATTCCAAAGTCTTCTCTTACATTATTTTGATTCTGCATAAGTCCTGAAATCCAGATTTTATATCCCGATTTTACAGAGGCAAGTGGACCAACTTTATTTACAGCACAACACAGGTCGGGATCACTTTTCCATACTTTCTCCTTTTTGGTAAAACTAATCTGATATTCATCAGGTTTTATATCAACAACATCAAGCTTATATAGCTGTTTTAATGTCTCTTTGTACTTCAATGTTTCAGGAAAGTGAAACGAAGTATCCAGAAAATGAACTTTTTGTTGTGGGTTAATACTATTAATAATATGCAAGAGCAGAATTGAAGACGTTCCAAACGATGATGTAATCATTATTTCATTGGGACTAAAATCTTTATATAACTCATGAATCCTTTCATCAGGCGTCAGTGGGGAATATTTTGCATTTAATTCTTTAATATTAGCTTTCATTTGTTCTGGGATTAGTTATAATATTGTTTATGATTTTAAAAGCCGTTTTTGCATTTGACTATATCCTTTGGTAGCTTAATACCCCCAGCGAACGCGTGCCCATATTCTTTCATTTGTGAAATAAAGAATAAGCTTCACAACAAAATCGGCAAGACCAATATGAAAGGCTGAACTGATATCTGAAGTGAACGCGTAGGTAACACTCATGGTTGCGAATGTTGCCATAAAGCGATACGAAAGCCCCTTTATTATACTTCTTTGTTTAGATTCTTTCATTGTCTATGATAAGATTTGAAGTTATTTTATTTAATTCTCTCACTTTTACAGTGAAATCCGATTTTAGACTGTTTCTAAGCTTATTGAGATTATCAAGAACACTCTCCACTTCATCGGGTAAAATGCTTTCAAGAATTTCTCTGAATCTTTTTGAGAATGTTGGCGATTTCCCATTTGTGGAGATACCTACCTTTAGATTTCCTTTGGTAACAACAGATCCGAAATAAAAATCGGATAACAACGGCTTGTCGACAACATTTACCAATAGTCGCATTTGTTTAGCTTCAAGTCTGATTTCGCGGTTTAAGTCTGAATGGTTTGTCGCAATTATCACAATATCTTTATCAATGAGGTCTGAACGATCAAATTTCTTATTTTGAATTTTAACATTTGAATGTTTATTTGACAGTTCATAAATCTTAAGTGAAACCTCAAGAGAGACAATCGTAATATTTGCGTCAGGACTGTTTTTTAATAAAAAAAATAATTTTTCTGTTCCTGCTTTTCCCCCACCAATAATTAAATATTTAACCTTTAGCGGGTTTATAAATATGGGCAACAGGGGATTTATATTTATTTTATCCGTCATTTTCATATGTTTATAATTTTCTAGTTAAGGCCATATGAAAGTCGCCAATAAGTATCTCCCTGTGTGTCGAAAGCACTAGACATGGCTCGTTTCATTTTCTTTAATTTGGTTCTGAAGTAAATTGCTATGCAGATATTCACACACGTATTCGGTATGTTGCCTTACAACCTCTCCAATAATTATAATACTTGGCGTTCCCACATTCTTTTGTTCTACAAGCTTTTCAATATTTTCTATTGTAGAAATGGCCGTTTTCTCATTTGCTAACGAACCGTTTTGTATTACAGCAACCGGAACTCCTGATTTGTTATTATTCTTAAAAATTTCAACGATCTCGGAAAGTTTATTTCTTCCCATTAGTATAACTATAGTTGCAGATGATTTTGCTGCCAGTTTAATATCACTAGCCAGTTGATTATTTTGTGTTGTCCCGCTTAAAACCCAGAAGCTTTCGCTGATTCCCCTGCTGGTTAAAGAAATGCCCTTAAGTGCAGGTAGTGTTGTTGCTGATGAAAGGCCTGGGATTACGGCGACCTTTATTCCATGCAACTCAGCATATTCAGCCTCTTCTTTGCCACGACCAAAAATAAAAGGATCTCCTCCTTTTAATCGGACTACATTGCCATATTTATATGAGTAGTCAACAATTAATTTGTTTATCTCATCCTGAGTGTGACTATGATTATTGGCTCGCTTACCTACATATACTTTCAGGCTGTTTTTCGGTGCATATTCCAGAATTTCAGGATTAACCAAAGCGTCGTAAAGGACTACTTTAGCTCTTTTAAGTGCATTTGCTCCTTTTATACTTATTAGTTCAGGATCTCCCGGTCCTGCACCTACTAATGTCAGAACCGGTTTGTCATATTTATTTGTTTTGGCTTCCATGTCTTTATCTTAAAAGTCGATTTCAATAAATTTTCTTGTTTTGCTTATATACTTGTCTGCAAACGCTTTGGCTGGTCTTTGTTTATTAATTAGAAGAATTGTGTCTTTAAAGCTATTTTCCTTGCTTGTTATCTTTTTACTTGTAATTAAATTATCAAAGTCATTTATTACTTCAATCTCCGTGTTTACAGCAATCTTGTTTTTTATAAGAATCGATTTTGCGATTGAAATAAGAGCGGCATAATTATGAAATATTGCATCTGCGTATTCTTCGTTTTCGTAAGCAATATCAGACTCTTCAAATCTATTTTTTGCCTCATTCGTAAATCTTTCTGCCCAATTGATATCAACTACTGGGGCAGTTGCAATCTTATTAGTTTCAAACTTTTTATCGTTTCCCCAGTCATAAAAATCACTTTCAATAAGATTTGTTTTATTTGTTAAGGGAGTAAGAAGGTCAAAATAAAACGTCTTAGTTTTTTCGTTATAGTATTCATTAAATGTTTTATCGTCCAAATTATTCTTAGTGAAATCTGAAAGTATTATCCTA contains:
- the cysN gene encoding sulfate adenylyltransferase subunit CysN codes for the protein MELLRFTTAGSVDDGKSTLIGRLLYDTKSIFEDQYEEIENSSKRRGEENVNLALLTDGLRAEREQGITIDVAYRYFATPKRKFIIADTPGHIQYTRNMVTGASTANLAIILVDARKGVSEQTKRHSFIASLLQIPHVVFAINKMDLIDYDEEKFEQIKEDITNFASKLEVKDIHFIPISALNGDNVVNQSEKMPWYKGSTLLYLLENLHLSSDHNHTDARFPVQNVIRPQSEKYHDYRSFAGRIAGGVFRKGEEVIVYPSGFTSRIKAIDTFNGEIDEAYAPMSVSFQLEDEIDISRGDLIAKPNNSPTASQDIDLMVSWLGDTPLNPSAKYLVKHTTSDVRAIVKEIKYKIDISTLDKNFEDKSIGTNDIARIRIRTTKPLFFDKYSRNRISGSLIIIDEATNVTVGAGMII
- a CDS encoding FecR family protein → MRMSNANYKNLDNDSSELFSMLRVPWPKAKSEIWEDTLVKMKPRSVISFKPRSLFWQVSVAAAVVITFGLGLFMKTYTTSVQTLSAQHLSTQLPDGSSIDLNAGSEISYHPYWWMVNRKVNLKGEAFFEVEKGKKFRVESSVGITEVLGTSFNIFARNERYEVTCFTGAVRVQSVSTSNSVILHPKEKAILRTGQLEVDEVTNIEDTRAWLSNKIVFTSVLLKEVFQEIERQYSVKISVPKGLNQVYTGSFDKNESLDNILKIICRPFELIVQKSSATEYRIDKK
- the cysD gene encoding sulfate adenylyltransferase subunit CysD — translated: MKKYKLSNLQELESEAIYVIREVASQFENPALLFSGGKDSIVIAHLTRKAFWPAKIPFTLAHIDTGHNFEETISFRDNYIKDIGARLVVGSVQESINLGHAVEEKGFNASRNALQTVTLLDTIDKYKFDACIGGARRDEEKARAKERFFSHRDEFGQWDPKNQRPELWNIFNGKKNIGETFRVFPISNWTEADIWQYIQQEQINLPSLYFAHEREIFERNGILLAKSEYNLTRDTEPITTKKIRFRTIGDITCTGAFLSDAESIDDIIKEVEVSRVTERKTRSDDKRSEGAMEDRKKLGYF
- the cysC gene encoding adenylyl-sulfate kinase; the protein is MKKATNIFPIFEKTVPRTYKESVLNQRAKAIWFTGLSGSGKSTIAIELEKELFKLGYFANILDGDNIRSGINQNLGFSENDRLENIIRISEISKLFVESGIITINCFVSPTEDVRDLAKNIIGDDFIEVFIDTPLHICEQRDIKGLYKRARNGDVKNFPGINSPFISPKNPDIVIKTEDRSVKELAEEILEHIIDKIIEKRC
- a CDS encoding precorrin-2 dehydrogenase/sirohydrochlorin ferrochelatase family protein translates to MKMTDKININPLLPIFINPLKVKYLIIGGGKAGTEKLFFLLKNSPDANITIVSLEVSLKIYELSNKHSNVKIQNKKFDRSDLIDKDIVIIATNHSDLNREIRLEAKQMRLLVNVVDKPLLSDFYFGSVVTKGNLKVGISTNGKSPTFSKRFREILESILPDEVESVLDNLNKLRNSLKSDFTVKVRELNKITSNLIIDNERI
- a CDS encoding DUF2061 domain-containing protein — protein: MKESKQRSIIKGLSYRFMATFATMSVTYAFTSDISSAFHIGLADFVVKLILYFTNERIWARVRWGY
- the cobA gene encoding uroporphyrinogen-III C-methyltransferase; amino-acid sequence: MEAKTNKYDKPVLTLVGAGPGDPELISIKGANALKRAKVVLYDALVNPEILEYAPKNSLKVYVGKRANNHSHTQDEINKLIVDYSYKYGNVVRLKGGDPFIFGRGKEEAEYAELHGIKVAVIPGLSSATTLPALKGISLTSRGISESFWVLSGTTQNNQLASDIKLAAKSSATIVILMGRNKLSEIVEIFKNNNKSGVPVAVIQNGSLANEKTAISTIENIEKLVEQKNVGTPSIIIIGEVVRQHTEYVCEYLHSNLLQNQIKENETSHV
- a CDS encoding RNA polymerase sigma factor — encoded protein: MTEKEFKQFYDKIFDGLRSYLYYRSGNLELATDLAQDTLLELWEKQTKNEGEKTVGFAYKIANDLFISRYRKSLVEAKYINSLEFEFMDISPEKVLEFKELKEKYEQTLAEMDERQRVVFLMSRLEGLKYREIAERLDISIKTVEKRMTGALFTFREVLKVLYYFLIFSSSFESLKLVGNYIKMHVG
- a CDS encoding phosphoadenylyl-sulfate reductase codes for the protein MKANIKELNAKYSPLTPDERIHELYKDFSPNEIMITSSFGTSSILLLHIINSINPQQKVHFLDTSFHFPETLKYKETLKQLYKLDVVDIKPDEYQISFTKKEKVWKSDPDLCCAVNKVGPLASVKSGYKIWISGLMQNQNNVREDFGIFQEADGIIKFHPLIDLTEEEKNKIIKENNLPEHPLFASGYESVGCTHCTIKGKGRSGRWSGKLKTECGLHSKPSKPKE